In the Sphingobium sp. Z007 genome, GCGCGCTCAATGGATAAGTCAGGGACCGAACGGTAAACCGCTCGATTGCAGCAGCGCCCTTAGCGCAGCCTCGCGATAATCGCAAGTCGGGCCATCTTCATCCATCATGCCAGCGCAGGCTGGCATCTCACTTTGCCTTTCCAGCGGGGCGATCCTAAGAAAAGACAGTTGCCGGCCGACGCCGATAAAACAGATAACAAGGGAAGCCACACGATGAGCTGGACACGCCGTAAGCCGATGAGCGCGATGACGCCGCAGGACGCGGGCCATCAACTGGCGCGCACCCTGTCCTGGCCGCATCTGCTCGCGCTTGGCGTCGGCGCGATCGTGGGAACGGGCATCCTGACCCTGATCGGCGTCGGCGCGGACAGGGCCGGACCCGCGGTGCTGCTCTCCTTCGCCATAGCGGGCGCGATCTGCGCCTGCGCCGCGCTAGCCTACGCCGAACTCTCAACCATGATGCCCGCGGCCGGCAGCGCCTATAGCTACAGCTATGTCGCATTGGGCGAAGGCATCGCCTGGATCGTGGGATGGAGCCTGATCTTGGAATATAGCCTGGTCGTATCGACCGTGGCGGTCGGCTGGTCTGGCTATGCCGCGCCGCTGCTCACCGCGATAGGCTTTCCAGTCAGCCTGACGCAGGGGCCGGAACTGGGTGGCCTCATCAACCTGCCCGCCATCTTCATCATCGCCGTGGTCGCAGGCCTGCTGATGCTCGGCACGCGCGAAAGCGCGCGCCTCAACAGCGTGCTGGTGCTCATCAAGATTGCAACCTTGAGCCTGTTCGTCTGGTTCGCCCTGCCCGCCTTCGACGCGCCGAATTTGCAGCCCTTCATGCCCTTCGGCTTCGCCAAGCATATGGGACCGGACGGGGTCGAACGCGGGGTCATGGCGGCGGCCGCGATCATCTTCTTTGCCTTTTACGGCTTCGACGCCATTTCAACGGCGGCGGAGGAAGCGAAGAACCCGGACCGGGATCTGGCCATCGGCATCGTCGGGTCGCTGGTCGTCTGCACCCTTATCTATGTGCTGGTCGCCGCCGCCGCGATCGGCGCGCTGCCCTTCACCCGCTTTGCCGACAGTCCCGAGCCGCTGGCGCTGATCCTGCGCGAAATGGGCCAGGGCGGCGTCGCCCGCATCGTCGGCATTGCCGCTGTCATCGCCTTGCCCACCGTCCTGCTCGGCTTCCTCTACGGCCAGAGCCGCATCTTCCTGGTGATGGCGCGCGACGGCTTCCTGCCGCAGAGCCTGGCGAAGATATCGAAGCGCGGCACGCCTGCGCGCATCACCGCCGTCACCGCTGCGCTGGTGGCCGTGATCGCCGGTCTGCTGCCGATCGACGAGATCGCGGCACTGGCCAATGCCGGCACGCTGATCGCCTTCACCGCGGTCGGCTGGTGCCTGCTCGTCCTGCGCCGCCGCAGCCCGGACCTGCGCCGCCCCTTCCGCACGCCCGCAGCCTGGTTCGTGGGCCTGGGCGCGATCGGCGGCTGCGCCTATCTCTTCATCAGCCTGCCGATGCAGACGATCATGGCCTGCTTCGCGTGGAATGGGATTGGGTTGCTGGTGTATTTTCTCTACGGGCAGAAGCGGGCGACGGCGGCGTAAGAGGGATCGAGCAATATGGTTTCAGGACTTCTCTTGGCTAGCGCGTTAGCATTCGCTGCCCCGGCTAATTCCCCCGCGACGTGGACCTCCGACCGTGATTATCCCTCCGGTGCACTTCGAAGGCGCGAGGAGGGCACAGTCGGGTTCCGATTGCTGATTGGACCAATAGGCCGAGTTGCTCAATGCGGAATAACGGAATCTAGCGGCTCGTCAGACCTCGATAAAGGCACGTGCGAGATCATCGCAGCCCATTCGAAGTTCAAACCGGCAATCGATGAAGCCGGTCAGCGAAGCTATAATTTCTTTGACGGGCATCTGACATGGATTTTGCCCGGTCGCTCTGGACCAATCAGAAGTAGAAAGCCCCCGCCGCCCCAGCCCAACATGGAATTGACAGTCCAGAAATTGCCTGACGGCACGCGCGAAAAAACTGTTCGGCTTATCACCAGATTGGATGCAGCAGGACAGATGGTCGCGTGCAAGCCAGGTCCAAGCAATCCTAAAGAGATAAAACTCGCCAAAGTTGCCTGTGAGCAGGCTAAAGCGATGCCTGTAGAGATCACCATGGACGAGAACGGGAATCCCATCCCTCTGGTGAGAGGACTTAGCATATTATTCAAGGCAGCAGAATAACCTCCGACTCGCCTTTTCCCTTCACCCCCACTACATGGCCGCGCATGGGACGCTTTTCCAAAATGCATGGCCTGGGCAACGACTTTGTCGTGATCGACGCGCGCGAAAACGCGATCGATATGACGGAAGCGCGCGCCCGCGCCATCGCCGATCGCCATGCCGGGATCGGCTGCGACCAACTCATCCTGATCAGCAACGCCCCCGACGCGGATGTGTCGATGCAGATTTTCAATGCCGACGGCAGCGAAGTCGAAGCCTGCGGCAACGCAACCCGCTGCGTGCCCCTGTTCGTCGGCCGCGACGTGCTGATCCGCACCAAAGCGGGCCTGCTCGACGCTAAGGCGGTCGATGGCGGCGCCAGCGTCGATATGGGCGCACCCCGCTTCGATTGGGACGCGATCCCGCTCGCCTGGCCCATGGACACGCTGACCATGGGTGCCAGCTGGGAAGACCTGCCCGCCCCCGCCGCAGTCAATGTCGGCAACCCCCATGTCATCTTCTTCGTGGACGATCTGGACGGTGTGAACTTCGACCATCTCGGCCCGCTGATCGAGCATGATCCGCTGTTCCCGGCGCGCGTGAACGTTAATTTTGCGCAGGTCATTGATGACAATCATATCCGCCTGGTCGTGTGGGAACGCGGCGCGGGGCTGACGCGCGCCTGCGGCACCGGCGCCTGCGCCACCGCCGTCGCCGCCATCCGCCGCAAGCTGGTGGCGGGACCGGTGACGGTCAGCCTGCCGGGCGGCGATCTCGTCATCGACTGGACGCCGGGCGGCACGATCCGCATGACCGGTCCCGCCACCCATGTCTTCGACGGCGAGGCTGACTGGGACCGTTTCTGATGAGCGGACCCGAAATCATCACCATGGGCTGCCGCCTCAATATCGCGGAGAGCGAGGCGATTCGTGCCATGGCGAACGACCAGGACAATCTGATCGTCTTCAACAGTTGCGCGGTGACGGCAGAAGCCGTGCGCCAGACCCGCCAGGCGATCCGCCGCGCGCGCCGCGAACGGCCCGACGCCCGCATCCTCGTCACCGGCTGCGCCGCCCAGACCGAACCCCAAACATTCGCCGCCATGGCCGAAGTCGATGGCGTGATCGGCAATCGGGAGAAGATGGAGGCGGCCTCTTTCGCGCCAGTGGCAGAAAAAGTCCGCGTCTCCGATATCATGACGGTGCGCGACACCGCGCCGCATATGGCATCCGCCTTCGCCGATCATGCCCGCGCCTTTCTGGAGGTGCAAAATGGCTGCGACCATCGCTGCACCTTCTGCATCATACCCTATGGGCGTGGGAACAGCCGCTCCGTGCCCGCAGGCGCAGTGGTCGACAAGGCGAAGCAACTGGTCGATGCGGGCTATCGGGAAATCGTGCTGACGGGCGTCGATGTCACCAGCTACGGCCCCGACCTGCCCGGCAACCAGTCGCTCGGCCTGCTGATCGAACGCATCCTGAATGGCGTGCCCGACTTGCCCCGCCTGCGCCTGTCCTCGATCGACAGCGTGGAAATCGACGATCGGCTGTTCGACCTCATCGCCCATGATCCGCGCATGATGCCGCACCTGCACCTCTCGCTCCAGGCTGGCGACGACATGATCCTCAAGCGCATGAAGCGCCGCCACAGCCGCGCAGACGCCATTGCTGTCGTGGAACGGCTCAAGGCCGCCCGCCCTGACATCAGCATCGGCGCAGACATCATCGCCGGCTTCCCGACCGAGGATGACTCGATGTTCGAAAACAGCTTGGCGCTCATCGATGAATGCGACATCGTCCACGGCCATATCTTCCCCTATTCGCCCCGCGTCGGCACGCCCGCCGCACGGATGCCGCAGGTCGATCGCGCGACGGTCAAGGTCCGCGCCGCCCGGTTGCGCGACGCCTGCGCCGCCCGGCGCGATACCTGGCTCCGCAGCCTGATCGGCACGACCCAGTCAGTGCTGGTCGAACGCAACGGCCTCACCGGCCACGCCGAAAATTTCGCGCCAGTACGCTTCGCATCGACCCAGCCCCCCTCCTCCATCGTCTCCGTCCCCATCACGGCGCTTGAGAATGGCGCGCTGATCGCGCAAGAGGCGCAGCAATGACAGACACCGGCACCAGCTGGCGCGACCGCCTCTTTGGCGGATTGAAGCGCACGTCCGACAAGCTCGGCGACAATCTCACCGGCCTTTTTTCCAAGGCGGCCCTGGATACGCAGACCCTTGACGAGATTGAGGAAGCGCTGATCCTGTCCGATCTTGGCCCAGCCATGGCCGCGCGCGTGCGCGAACGGCTGGCCGAAGGGCGCTTCAACAAGGAACTGACCGAGGAATATCTGCGCGAGATCATCGCGGAGGAGATCGAGAAGGTGCTCGCCCCGGTTGCCCGCCCGTTGGAGATCGAAGCCTTTCCGCGGCCGCAGGTGATCCTAGTCATCGGCGTCAACGGATCGGGCAAGACCACCACCATCGCCAAGCTCGCCCATAATTTCCTGGAGCAGGATTATGGCGTCATGCTGGCGGCGGGCGACACCTTCCGCGCGGCGGCCATCGGCCAGCTCAAGGTTTGGGCGGAGCGGCTGGGCATCCCTATCGTCGCGGGCAAGGAAGGCGGCGACGCGGCAGGCATCGTGTTCGACGCCGTCAAGCAGGCGACGGAAACCGGCATCGACGTGCTGATCGTGGACACGGCCGGGCGCCTGCAGAACAAGACCGAGTTGATGGACGAACTAGCGAAGGTGCGCCGCGTGCTGGGCCGATTGAACCCGGCCGCCCCGCACGACGTTGTGCTGGTTCTGGATGCCACCACGGGACAAAATGCGTTGAACCAGATCGAAGTCTTCAAGGAAACGGCGCAGGTCACGGGGCTGGTCATGACCAAGCTCGACGGCACCGCGCGCGGCGGCGTTCTGGTCGCGGCGGCGGAGAAATTCCGCCTGCCTATCCACGCCATCGGCGTGGGGGAGAGGATCGAGGATCTGCGCCCCTTCGATCCCGGCGACATGGCCCGCGCCATTGCGGGGACGGCCTATGCCCGCTGACGCCAAGCCCGTAGCAAAGCCTGCCCATGGCGGCACGCTTAGCCTGGCGCTCGATTTCGGGCCGTTGCTGGTCTTCTTCCTGACCTACAAGGGTGCCGGCTGGTTCCTGGGGGCGGGCAATCCCATCACCGCCATGACCTTCGGCACGGCCGCCTTCATGGCGGCGATCGTGATCGCGGTCATCATCTCCAAAATAAAGCTGGGCCGCGTGTCGCCGATGCTGTGGCTGTCGGCGTTGCTGATCCTGTTTTTCGGCGGCCTCACCATCTATTTCCACGATCAGAGCTTCATCCAGTTGAAGCCCACGATCATCTACAGCTTCTTCGCGCTGATGCTGTTCGCGGGCCTGTTGCGCGGCAAGCCGTTGCTCAAATATCTTCTCCAGGCCGCCTATGATGGCCTGAGCGAAACCGGATGGATGAAGCTGTCGCGCAACTGGGCGCTCTTCTTCGTGGCCATGGCGATCGCGAACGAGGTGATGCGCCGGTCGATGAGTTTCGACAGTTGGCTTGCGGTCAAGGTATGGGGTGTGACCATCGTATCGGTCATATTCGCCGCCGCCAACATCCCGATGCTGATGCGCCACGGCCTGGTGCTGGGCGACAGCCTGGACAGCGACGAGGTCGGCGAAACCACCCCGCCGCAGGGATAAGCGCTTATTTCTGCGATCGTTTCGCAATAGGCACATATCTGTTTTCTTGGGCGTTGGGGGAGCATATGGGAAGCGGCGGAGGCGTCCACGCCCCGCATGGACCATATGACCAATCGGCCGCTCCGACCCGCGTGCGGCCGCCCCATAACGAACCCGAGGAGTTCCGCCATGGCTTTTGTTCTGCCCGACCTGCCCTATGCCAAGGATGCTTTTGGCGACATCCTGTCCGTCGAAACCTTCGATTTCCACCATGGCAAGCATCACAATGCCTATGTCGTGAAGGCCAATGAACTGATCGCCGCCGACGCCAGCCTTCAGGGCAAGTCGCTGGTCGAACTGATCAAGTCGGCCAAGGGCGGCCTGTTCAACCAGGTCGGCCAGATCTGGAACCACACATTCTACTGGCAGTCGCTGTCGCCGACCAAGACCGCGCCGACCGGCGAACTCCTGACCAAGATCGAAGAAGCCTTCGGTTCGGTCGATGCGCTGATCGAAAAGCTGAAAGCCGAAGCCGTGGGCCATTTCGCCAGCGGCTGGGCCGCGCTGGTCCTCAAGGACGGCAAGCTGGAAGTGACCAGCTATCATGACGCCGACACACCTGTCGCGCATGAAGGCCATGCGCCGCTGCTGATCGTCGATGTGTGGGAACATGCCTATTATATCGACTATCGCAACTTGCGCCCCAGCTATGCCGACCGCATCCTCAAGGAAGCGATCAACTGGGATTTCGCCGCGCTGAACCTGGACGGCAAGGGCGCCAGCCGCGCCGACCAGCCGGGCTGATATTGAAGAGGGGACCGGTCGCATGGACCGGTCCCCTCATTTTATGCCGTGCTTGCCCGCAGCGGCCTGTTCAGGCGGCTTCCAACTGCGCTACAAATTGTTCCGCTGCTCGCTGCAAGGCTTGGGCCGTTCGCGACAAGCTCGATGCGGCGCTCGAAACGCGACCCGACAGGCTTTCGGTGTCGCGCGCCACATCGGCCACTCCTTCCATTTGCCGCGTCATGATGGCGGCATCCTGCGCGGTATCTCTTGCCGATTCACCGATGGCGCTGGTCGCATCGCGCTGATCGACAACCGCCCGCTGGATGGCGTCGGCCGCTTCCGCCAGTTGTTCGACAGCGCCTGCGACTTCGGATAGCGCCTCGCGTGCGACGCCGGCCCCCTGCCGGGCTGACCAGGCCAAAGCGTGAATTTCGCCGGTCGCGTTGGCCGCCTGCCCCGCCAATTGCTTGACCTCGCCCGCCACCACCGCGAAACCGCGGCCGACCTCCCCGGCGCGCGCGGCTTCGATCGTGGCGTTTAGCGCGAGGAGATTGGTGCGCGCGGCGATATCGGTGATGGAGTCGGCAAAGCTGGTGATCGAGGTCGTGCGCCCTTCCAGATCATGCACGGCCTGATGCCCCATGGTCGATACGCGCTGCGCCTGGCCGCCAAGCATCGCCTGCTGTTGCGACGCCGACGCGATCGCGGTGATCGATTCCGACAATTGGTCGATCCTCCTGGCCAGCATGGCCGCATTGGTGGAGGATTGTTCGGCGATCGCCACCGTCTCCTCGGTGCCTTCGCTCGCACGCTGGGCCAATTGATTGAGTTGGCGGGCCGAATCGTCGAGTTCCTGAGCGGCAGCCCCAACCGCGCCTACGATTTCCGCCACCGAATGGCGGAAATCGCCGACCAGCATCATCGTGGCCGCTCGTCGTTCAGCCGCCATGCGGGCCTTCTCCGCCTCTTGCTGTTCGCGTAGGCGCGCAGCGCGGGTCTCCATCTCGCTGCTCGCCGTCATCGCCGCTTCCGCGGCATGACGCCCTTTTTCGGCTTGCTGGGCAAGTTCCCCGGCTTGCGCCATGTGTCCGTCGAGAGCCAGCAGCATCGCGCGTAACCGAATAGTCAGGTAACAAAGGACGGCCGCCTGCAACACGACGGCGATGCCGTGGATCGCGACCCGACCGATGTTGGCATTATCTGGAAAGACCCAAGTCGGCAGAATAAAGCTGAGCACGAGATGATGAGCCGCCGTCAGCGATGCCGCCAGCAGGATCGGCCGCCAGTCGTAGAGCAGCGCCAACCCCGCCAACGCCACGAAGAAGAACATATGGCCGTCCATCTGCCAGCCATGACCAGACAGCAGATATAGTCCGATCGCCGGTTGCACCGCAGCCAACGTGCCCATGGCAAGACGCGCTTCGAGGTCTCGCCGCTCGCGCATTACGCGGATCGTCGGCAGCGTGTTGACCAGAGCGGACAGGAACAGGGCGCGGCCGCTATGCTCCGCCCCCAGCAACAGGCCCGCAAGGCCGATCGCAACGGTCCAGATCCAGTTAACGAACAGGAGGATGCGCAAACCCTGTAGCCGCAGCCGATCCAGGCTAGTCATCGCGCTCATCAAGCCGATGCTCCGCAACCGCTCATTTGCGTCGACAAGGCGACTATTCCGCGACGCAGTAGCGCAGGGGCCAGTTCGTCCCGCCTGCCTTCGACCAGTAAGGAGCCTGCCCAGGGGCCTTTAGCGACCAGCCGGGCACCATTGGCGATGGCAACGGACGCAAGCACATTCCTGGCCCCATCGGTCAATGGCAGCAGAATCATCCTGCCGCTCGTAGGCGGAACAGCATATAGCCCCAAAAGACCAAACATAATCAGGCCGCATTGCCCCGCCAAGGGCAGGACGCGGCGATAGGGGACAACCAGCTTCATTCCACCCGATTAGGAGGAATTGGTAAGGAAAATGTTAAAGATGTTCGGGCGCGTGCAAACCCAGAGTTTCTGCCAGTTCGTCCAGATCGACACCCGGTCGTACCAACAACCATTCGCGGCTTGCTGCACCATCTACCACCGTTACGGCGCCCTTGGGGCATATGCCCAGGCAGTTGACCTCAACCACGCCTGCAGCCGCCTTGCGCCCTGTCTTTAATGACAAATGCTTGCGCAGCGCCTTGGCCAGTCGCTCACCGCCACCAGGGCCGAAACCGCCGTCCAGCTTTTTCGAACATTTTCGGCAAACCAGCACCACATTGGACCAGTTGGACCGGACCTGATCTTTCAATACGTCGCTCCCCGCGGCTTCCATGTCCGCCGCTCCTCGGCCGCGCGCAGCACCTCATAAGCGGCTTGGATCGCCTGGAACCGTACCGCAGCATCGCTGTCGTTAGGCTTGACGTCAGGATGATATTCCTTGGCGAGCCGGCGCCAGCTCTTCTTCACGTCCTCGAAACCGGCGTCGTCTTCCAGTTCCAGCGCCTTGAGCGCATGCATCTCATCGCGCGATCGGCTGCCATCACCCGGTCCGCCCCAACTATGATAGGCGCTGGACTGGTAACCACCCGCATCCCGCCGCTCAGCCTTTTCACGGGAAGCGCGCTCTTCCTCGTCCAGCCCCTGAAAATAGTCCCAGTTCCGATTATATTCGCCGGCATGGTCAGCGCAGAAATACCATCTTTCGGGGCTGTTGGGCGATTTGGGCGCGGGGCAATCGCCCGGCTTGTCGCAACCGAAGCGATCGCACATGCGCACGCGCTGCGCTTCGCGCGCCGCGCCATAGGCACGCCATCGCGGAAAGCCCCAGTCATTGGATCGGCTGTGTCGTGCCATTTCGCCGAATTAGGGACTATGCCGGGAAAATGCCACCCCGCCTGCGGATTTTGGACAGGAAAATGCCAGAGGGCCTGTAAGCCGGGTTCTGTCCACCCTGTTTCCAAGGATAGGCGACCATTCCTCTAGGGAACGGATTGCTCCGTTCCTCAAGCAACCAACCCGGGCGGTCTCGGCCGAAACAGGCCTAGCGGTCAAAGCCGCGCGCCGCCCCTATTCGGTCTTGCTCCCGGTGGGGTTTACCGTGCCGCCTTGCGTTGCCGCAGACGCGGTGCGCTCTTACCGCACCCTTTCAATTTCACCCGACCAAAGTCTTAGGGCCGAAGCCTTGGGCGACCTGCTTTCTGTTGCACTGTCCCTTGGATCACTCCAGCCGGTCGTTAACCGGCACCGTTATTTCGTGGAGCCCGGACTTTCCTCGCCGTGACAGTTACCCGCCACGCCGCGGCCGCCCGGCCCTCTGGCGGAACGGTCCCTAGCGTCCTTATCGCGGACCGTCACGCCCTTATTCATCGCCCCTGGGCTTAGGCAGCAACAGCGCCAGCAGGATCGCACGACATTCGCCGCAAATCACCCCATCGATGCGCTCCGGCCGGAAGCGGCGCTGAAAGGCGACCACCGCCGCCTGCGGATCGGTAATGTCATAGCCAAAGCGTTCGAGCGCCAGCATGAACCCGCCATCAGTCCAATGCGGGTCCATCAGATTCTTGGTGGGCCGCGGCAGGGCCAGGCGCAGGCGCGCAAGCTGGCCCCAAGGGAAAAGCTCGCCCGGATCCTGCTTGCGCGCAGGCGCGATGTCGCTGTGGCCGACGATATTGCCGCGGGTGATGCGGTGGCGCTGAACGATTTGATGGACCAGCGGGATCAGCGATCCCATCTGCGTTTCGGGGAAAGGCCGATAGCCCCATTCATGTCCTGGATTGACAATCTCTATGCCGATGCTGGCCGAATTGACGTCGTCAACTCCGCGCCAGTGCGACCGACCCGCATGCCAGGCGCGCTTGGCTTCATCGACCATGCGGATAATCTGCCCATCCTCGGTCACGACATAATGGGCCGACACCTTCGATTCGGAATTGGCCAGCCAGTTGATGGCGCTCGCCGCATCGGGCATGCCGGTATAGTGCAGCACCAGCATCGAGATGGGCAGGCCGCGCTCGTCGAAATTGGGCGACGGCGTTTCGATCATCGGCATGTCTGTCATCGGGAAAGGCCAGTCGCTTGCAGCTGCTCGATCATCGCACCCTTCCGACCCGCCTCTCTGGCGGCCTTGACCGGACAATGACCGAGACCGGCCCGGCAATCAAGCAGGCTTAAT is a window encoding:
- a CDS encoding N-acetylmuramoyl-L-alanine amidase, which gives rise to MTDMPMIETPSPNFDERGLPISMLVLHYTGMPDAASAINWLANSESKVSAHYVVTEDGQIIRMVDEAKRAWHAGRSHWRGVDDVNSASIGIEIVNPGHEWGYRPFPETQMGSLIPLVHQIVQRHRITRGNIVGHSDIAPARKQDPGELFPWGQLARLRLALPRPTKNLMDPHWTDGGFMLALERFGYDITDPQAAVVAFQRRFRPERIDGVICGECRAILLALLLPKPRGDE
- the mtaB gene encoding tRNA (N(6)-L-threonylcarbamoyladenosine(37)-C(2))-methylthiotransferase MtaB codes for the protein MSGPEIITMGCRLNIAESEAIRAMANDQDNLIVFNSCAVTAEAVRQTRQAIRRARRERPDARILVTGCAAQTEPQTFAAMAEVDGVIGNREKMEAASFAPVAEKVRVSDIMTVRDTAPHMASAFADHARAFLEVQNGCDHRCTFCIIPYGRGNSRSVPAGAVVDKAKQLVDAGYREIVLTGVDVTSYGPDLPGNQSLGLLIERILNGVPDLPRLRLSSIDSVEIDDRLFDLIAHDPRMMPHLHLSLQAGDDMILKRMKRRHSRADAIAVVERLKAARPDISIGADIIAGFPTEDDSMFENSLALIDECDIVHGHIFPYSPRVGTPAARMPQVDRATVKVRAARLRDACAARRDTWLRSLIGTTQSVLVERNGLTGHAENFAPVRFASTQPPSSIVSVPITALENGALIAQEAQQ
- a CDS encoding J domain-containing protein — translated: MARHSRSNDWGFPRWRAYGAAREAQRVRMCDRFGCDKPGDCPAPKSPNSPERWYFCADHAGEYNRNWDYFQGLDEEERASREKAERRDAGGYQSSAYHSWGGPGDGSRSRDEMHALKALELEDDAGFEDVKKSWRRLAKEYHPDVKPNDSDAAVRFQAIQAAYEVLRAAEERRTWKPRGATY
- a CDS encoding methyl-accepting chemotaxis protein; amino-acid sequence: MSAMTSLDRLRLQGLRILLFVNWIWTVAIGLAGLLLGAEHSGRALFLSALVNTLPTIRVMRERRDLEARLAMGTLAAVQPAIGLYLLSGHGWQMDGHMFFFVALAGLALLYDWRPILLAASLTAAHHLVLSFILPTWVFPDNANIGRVAIHGIAVVLQAAVLCYLTIRLRAMLLALDGHMAQAGELAQQAEKGRHAAEAAMTASSEMETRAARLREQQEAEKARMAAERRAATMMLVGDFRHSVAEIVGAVGAAAQELDDSARQLNQLAQRASEGTEETVAIAEQSSTNAAMLARRIDQLSESITAIASASQQQAMLGGQAQRVSTMGHQAVHDLEGRTTSITSFADSITDIAARTNLLALNATIEAARAGEVGRGFAVVAGEVKQLAGQAANATGEIHALAWSARQGAGVAREALSEVAGAVEQLAEAADAIQRAVVDQRDATSAIGESARDTAQDAAIMTRQMEGVADVARDTESLSGRVSSAASSLSRTAQALQRAAEQFVAQLEAA
- the dapF gene encoding diaminopimelate epimerase, which translates into the protein MGRFSKMHGLGNDFVVIDARENAIDMTEARARAIADRHAGIGCDQLILISNAPDADVSMQIFNADGSEVEACGNATRCVPLFVGRDVLIRTKAGLLDAKAVDGGASVDMGAPRFDWDAIPLAWPMDTLTMGASWEDLPAPAAVNVGNPHVIFFVDDLDGVNFDHLGPLIEHDPLFPARVNVNFAQVIDDNHIRLVVWERGAGLTRACGTGACATAVAAIRRKLVAGPVTVSLPGGDLVIDWTPGGTIRMTGPATHVFDGEADWDRF
- the ftsY gene encoding signal recognition particle-docking protein FtsY, which encodes MTDTGTSWRDRLFGGLKRTSDKLGDNLTGLFSKAALDTQTLDEIEEALILSDLGPAMAARVRERLAEGRFNKELTEEYLREIIAEEIEKVLAPVARPLEIEAFPRPQVILVIGVNGSGKTTTIAKLAHNFLEQDYGVMLAAGDTFRAAAIGQLKVWAERLGIPIVAGKEGGDAAGIVFDAVKQATETGIDVLIVDTAGRLQNKTELMDELAKVRRVLGRLNPAAPHDVVLVLDATTGQNALNQIEVFKETAQVTGLVMTKLDGTARGGVLVAAAEKFRLPIHAIGVGERIEDLRPFDPGDMARAIAGTAYAR
- a CDS encoding superoxide dismutase translates to MAFVLPDLPYAKDAFGDILSVETFDFHHGKHHNAYVVKANELIAADASLQGKSLVELIKSAKGGLFNQVGQIWNHTFYWQSLSPTKTAPTGELLTKIEEAFGSVDALIEKLKAEAVGHFASGWAALVLKDGKLEVTSYHDADTPVAHEGHAPLLIVDVWEHAYYIDYRNLRPSYADRILKEAINWDFAALNLDGKGASRADQPG
- a CDS encoding amino acid permease, which produces MSWTRRKPMSAMTPQDAGHQLARTLSWPHLLALGVGAIVGTGILTLIGVGADRAGPAVLLSFAIAGAICACAALAYAELSTMMPAAGSAYSYSYVALGEGIAWIVGWSLILEYSLVVSTVAVGWSGYAAPLLTAIGFPVSLTQGPELGGLINLPAIFIIAVVAGLLMLGTRESARLNSVLVLIKIATLSLFVWFALPAFDAPNLQPFMPFGFAKHMGPDGVERGVMAAAAIIFFAFYGFDAISTAAEEAKNPDRDLAIGIVGSLVVCTLIYVLVAAAAIGALPFTRFADSPEPLALILREMGQGGVARIVGIAAVIALPTVLLGFLYGQSRIFLVMARDGFLPQSLAKISKRGTPARITAVTAALVAVIAGLLPIDEIAALANAGTLIAFTAVGWCLLVLRRRSPDLRRPFRTPAAWFVGLGAIGGCAYLFISLPMQTIMACFAWNGIGLLVYFLYGQKRATAA
- the ispZ gene encoding septation protein IspZ, giving the protein MPADAKPVAKPAHGGTLSLALDFGPLLVFFLTYKGAGWFLGAGNPITAMTFGTAAFMAAIVIAVIISKIKLGRVSPMLWLSALLILFFGGLTIYFHDQSFIQLKPTIIYSFFALMLFAGLLRGKPLLKYLLQAAYDGLSETGWMKLSRNWALFFVAMAIANEVMRRSMSFDSWLAVKVWGVTIVSVIFAAANIPMLMRHGLVLGDSLDSDEVGETTPPQG